The window CGAGACGAAAGCGTGGTAGGCGCAACGACGGGCCACGCCGCCACCACCACGCCGACCACGGTACCTGGACCGCACCAGGCGCCACGTGGCCCGCACGTACCAGGGCACGTCGAACTTCCAGCacagcgccgccgccaccgccgcagccgccgctgtACCCGAGacggccacggccaccagcgccggCACGTCGCACTCGAGCGGCCACGGCGCGTAGGCGGCCACCGCCGTGTCCAGCAGCTCCTCGGGGTGGTAGCACGTCCAGTTGCCGGGCCAGTCACGCAGGctgggccgctgccgccgccgcgtctCCTGCAAGAAGAGGTAGAGCTCGCAGGTGCAGTGGTAGGGGTTGTCGCCGGCCGCCAGGCTGGCGAGCCGCGGCATGTTGCCGAAGGAGCCGCGGGCGAGGACGCCGAAGGAGTTGCCGTCGATGGCCAGCACCTCCAAGCTGGGGCACGTCCACCCGGAGGGGATGAACTTGAGCTTGTTGCCGCTGAGCCGCAGCTCGCGCAGCCGCCGGCTGCGGGAGAAGAAGCTCGCGTCCAAGCGGTCGAGCTGCGAGTGCGAGAGGTCCAGGTACTCGAGGCCGGTGGGGAGGCAGGCGAAGGCGGCGGCAGTGACCcggttgtggctcagtgccagccaGCGCAGATTGCCGTTCCAGCGGCACGTCTCCCGCCGGGCGCCCAGGCCATTGCGGCTGGCGTCGAGGCTGGAGAGCCGGGGCCAGGTCAGCGTCAGCGCCGCCAACACGGCCAAGCTGCTCAGCTGGTTGTTGGCCAGGACGAAGGTCTCCAGCTTGGGCATGACGGCGCCGTAGTGGCACCGCTGGCTGTAGAGGTAGGCGTCCTCCAGGCGGTTGCCGGTGACGTTCAGCACCCGCACGTTGCGCATCTCGCCCCAGGCGTCGCAGGGCACGAAGTTGAAGTTCACGTTGACGATGGAGAGGGCGGCCACGCCGCTGAGCCAGGTGAAGGTCCAGTCGAAGCGCAGCACGTCGGGGTTGCTGATGTCCTGCAGGAGCAGGCGGTCGAGCCGCAGGCCGGAGATGCCGGCGCTGCCGGAGCCGTTGCTGCCAGGCGAGCGGGCGAAGTCGATGGCCACCAGCTCCAGGTCGCGGACGCGGGAGGCGCGCACGTTGAGCAGGGCCGAGCGCAGCAGCCGCTCGTCGAACTTGCCCCGGTAGAAGACCAGCTTGGTGGCCCGCAGCTCGGCCAAGCCGGCGAAGAGGTCGGCCGAGCCGGCGTAGTAGGCGAACTCGAAGAGGTTGCGGAAGCGCAGGGTCTCCAGCGGCTTGCCCCGCAGGTCGCGCAGCAgcgccggcagcgcggccgcgctgccgtcCAGCGCCATGTCGCACCACAGCTCCGTGACGTTGAGCCAGGAGAAGGCGCCCGCCCGGTACcgcagcggccccgccgccgtctTCAGGGCGAACTTCTGCAGCGCCGTGTCCTTCAGGGCGGCCAAGTCGTCCCGGCCGATCTCGCGCAGCAACGGACCCCCCAGCCACAGCTCCCGCAGGTGCCGCAGGGTGCCGAAGACGCCGTCCAGCGCCGCCCGCCCGTACAGGTTGTTGGACATGTCCAGGCAACGGAGGTTGGCCAACGggcgcagcgccggcgccgggatgTGCGCCAGCGAGTTGTTGAAGAGCCGGAGCTGCTCCAGGAGGCGGTTGGCGGCGAAGGCGTCGGGAGCGAGGCGGGAGATGTTGTTGAAGGCCAGGTCGAGGCGGCGGAGCAGCGGCAAGCCGGCCAAGTCGCCCGCCGCGATCTCCTGCAGCTTGTTGTAGGAGAGGTCGAGGGCGTGCAGGTCGCCCGGCAGAGCCCGCGGCACCCGCCGCAGCTCGCGGCCCTTGCACAGCGCCGTGCCGTCGGCCGGGTCGAGGCGACACGGCGGCCGGGCCGCCACCAGCGGCAGCAGCACCAGGCAGCACcacgccgccccggcgcccgccggctTCATCGGCACCCGCCGACGGCGAgccgggcgcggggctgcccgcggcgccgccgagccGACCTGCGGCGGGAGAGGAGAGGGGGTCGCCTGCGTGCAACCGCGAAATTGCGAGAAAATACACCCAAATCTCCTCGACTGCGATAGGAAAGGCGCCGCCGTCTTGGGcgttgcacccatgggtgcggtgGGTGCAGGCAGGGCGAGCGTCTGGGGGTAAAGCTGGAGGAAGCGAGGCTGGGCGGCGGGCACGGGAGCCGGCGCCGATGGGTGCTCCGTGCCCATGGGCTCCCACGGGATGTGGACAGGTAACTCCTCACTCGGGGGCTTGGGGATCCCGGGGGATTTGGGGACCAGACCTTGAGGGCTCAGGGACTGGAtcctgggggatttgggggaccAGACCCAGGAGGGTCAGGGACCAGATCCTAGGGCATTTTGAGGACCAGACCTGAGGGCTTGGAGACCAGATCCTGGGCATTTTGAGGACCAGATCCTGGGGGATTTTGGCGATTGGATCCCGGGAGCTCAGGGACTGGATCCCAGGGAGGTTGGGGACAAGATCCTGGGGCATTTTGAGGACCAGACCTGAGGGGCTCGGGGACTGGATCCCGGGAATTTTGAGGACCTGATCCTGAGGGATTTGGGGGGACCAGACCTGGGGGGATTTGGGAGACCAGAGCCAGGGAGCTCAGGGACCAGATCCTGCAGGATTTTGGGGATCAGACTTGGGGTTTGGGGACCAGCAAGCCAAAatgcccccccgagcccccccaaACCCGCTCAGTCCAGCCGGAGCCAGGTGTTTGGGGTGTCCTGGCACAGCGGCCGCTTGTGAAACATTAGATTTagcttttccccccctttttttttttttcatttttttgttttcccccaggAAAAACTTGAGTTTTCGCACAGACAGGAAGCCCGAAAAATTTCGTCCCTCGGCAGCCGGGAGGTTTTTCAGCCGAGGAGTCTGGCGTTTGGGTAGCgcaggggaaagaaagaggaaactggAGGAGAAAACCAGATCGGAAACGGTCCCGTCCCAACCCCAAGTAAAACAACGCTGATGAGAACAGCAAACACCGAAGCAGCGCCGGGTACGGCTCCACCCCGCGGCACCCGGCCGCTTCTCCGGGACGGACCCCGCGAAACCGGGGTGGGGGAGATGCACACGCGGTTGGGTTTTATCCCAGATTTTGTGACAGCCGGAGGGGGACGCAGGGATGCCATCCCGGGCTTTTGCTCCCGAGTGTTTTATTGCCACGGTCGGGGTTGCAGCGGTTTGGGCCACGCGCCAGCACCTGCCCAGTGCCGCGAACAGCTCCAAAACCCCCGTTCTGCCCcaaaaattaaaattgcaaaaatcCCCCCCCGCCAGCATCAGCACGGGGGGGCAGACGGGGCCGTCAGCTCCAGTCCCCGCTGCTCCGATGGGCCCCGGGTTGGGGGCGAGGATGGTTTTTCCTGGAGTGTTAAAAAGTAGGGAAAATAGCCTAAAACCAGCAAATGGGTGGCATTGGGGCTGCAGGCGGGGGGGGCTGGTGGCGGGTCCGGCGCCGGACGCCTGTGCACGGTGTGCGTGCGCCCCACGGCACGGTGTACGCCCGCGGTGCATGTCCCTGTAGgtgcatgcacacgcgtgtgcacacgctGTTCCCAGCCGCCCGGCACAGCCCCACCGGCCGCCCCGGGGAAACCGAGCCCCTGCTTACCCCATGCGACGCTCAGGCTGCGGCGAGTTTGGCAGGTCTCAGCTTGGCCACaacccttttggggggggggggggggcggaagcGGCCGCGTTTGCAACCTGAGCCGCGAACTAACGTGGCAGCATCCAGGCCCGGCTCCGTGCGGACGGAAAGCAGGGCCGGAGCGAGGGCTGAGGATTGTCGTGTGCCACGAGGGCACCGGAgccggggccccgctgccgccacgCTGGGAGGTGGCAGAGCACGGCGGCTTCCGGCAGGTCCCAACCGCGATTCTacgggacagggaggaggaagagcggcGAGCACGCTCCTCCCGGCTTTCCTGCTTTCGCTGTCGGCAGACTGGTCTCGCCGCCACGGAAGCCGCTGCCGGAGCCGGAGCGAGGTGACTCACACGGAGGCTGCCGGCACCGGCTGGACACCAGCATCCCGGTGCCGGGTGCCAAGAGAGTTGGAAGTTGGGTGAGTCGGG of the Apteryx mantelli isolate bAptMan1 chromosome 31, bAptMan1.hap1, whole genome shotgun sequence genome contains:
- the LOC106484220 gene encoding toll-like receptor 2, with amino-acid sequence MKPAGAGAAWCCLVLLPLVAARPPCRLDPADGTALCKGRELRRVPRALPGDLHALDLSYNKLQEIAAGDLAGLPLLRRLDLAFNNISRLAPDAFAANRLLEQLRLFNNSLAHIPAPALRPLANLRCLDMSNNLYGRAALDGVFGTLRHLRELWLGGPLLREIGRDDLAALKDTALQKFALKTAAGPLRYRAGAFSWLNVTELWCDMALDGSAAALPALLRDLRGKPLETLRFRNLFEFAYYAGSADLFAGLAELRATKLVFYRGKFDERLLRSALLNVRASRVRDLELVAIDFARSPGSNGSGSAGISGLRLDRLLLQDISNPDVLRFDWTFTWLSGVAALSIVNVNFNFVPCDAWGEMRNVRVLNVTGNRLEDAYLYSQRCHYGAVMPKLETFVLANNQLSSLAVLAALTLTWPRLSSLDASRNGLGARRETCRWNGNLRWLALSHNRVTAAAFACLPTGLEYLDLSHSQLDRLDASFFSRSRRLRELRLSGNKLKFIPSGWTCPSLEVLAIDGNSFGVLARGSFGNMPRLASLAAGDNPYHCTCELYLFLQETRRRQRPSLRDWPGNWTCYHPEELLDTAVAAYAPWPLECDVPALVAVAVSGTAAAAAVAAALCWKFDVPWYVRATWRLVRSRYRGRRGGGGVARRCAYHAFVSYSRADAGWVRRELLRRLESATPPYRLCIHERDFTPGRWIIDNIIESIEASAKVIFVLSRSFVDSEWCNYELYFAHQRAVGLGSEDVILVVKEPIDARGLPRKFSRLRKMLGSKTYLEWPPEPSRQPFFWMQLRNLLGSPRDGEVETAVDTTTVDTTTDTTIVDAITVDITTVDATTDTTTTVDTTTVDTTMDTATVDTTTVDTTIMDTTIMDTTIVEITTTMDTTIVDTTTVDATTVDATTVDSPTT